A single region of the Chloroflexota bacterium genome encodes:
- a CDS encoding DUF86 domain-containing protein has protein sequence MRDYQLYLTDILEAMESIERFVEGMNQEVFQSDDKTASAVIRKFEIIGEATKQIPEEIRRNYPQVPWNEMAGMRDRLIHAYFGVDYGLVWRTIKERIPRVKPHIQGILGKIQ, from the coding sequence GTGAGAGATTACCAGCTCTATTTAACGGACATCCTGGAAGCTATGGAAAGCATCGAAAGGTTCGTCGAAGGAATGAACCAGGAAGTTTTTCAGTCAGACGACAAGACGGCAAGTGCTGTGATCAGGAAGTTTGAGATCATTGGTGAGGCAACCAAGCAGATCCCTGAAGAGATACGCCGAAACTACCCCCAAGTGCCCTGGAATGAGATGGCGGGTATGAGAGACAGGCTCATTCACGCTTATTTCGGCGTGGATTACGGACTGGTCTGGAGGACGATCAAGGAGCGGATCCCTCGGGTAAAACCCCATATTCAAGGAATTCTGGGCAAGATCCAGTGA
- a CDS encoding sigma-70 family RNA polymerase sigma factor: MDEADLIEASQRGDLTAFNRLALHYQELVYNLTYRMLGDAEAAADATQDTFLSAFQNIKRLRGASLRSWVLRIATNACYDQLRRRQRRPSASLESLQEMHALPERGDSSTTPEEHVLHRELQGYIQSGLAQLPADQRLALILSDIHGLNYAEIAQVTDSPLGTVKSRLSRGRAHLRDYLLTCSELLPSRFRL; this comes from the coding sequence ATGGATGAGGCCGACTTGATCGAGGCTAGCCAGCGTGGCGACCTCACCGCCTTTAATAGGCTGGCACTTCACTATCAAGAGCTGGTTTATAACCTGACCTATCGCATGCTTGGCGATGCTGAGGCAGCCGCTGATGCCACTCAAGATACCTTTCTCTCCGCCTTTCAGAACATCAAGAGGCTGCGAGGCGCCTCGTTACGGTCCTGGGTTCTACGCATCGCCACTAATGCCTGCTATGATCAGTTACGGCGTCGCCAGAGACGTCCCAGCGCCTCATTGGAATCTCTGCAAGAGATGCATGCCCTGCCTGAGCGGGGCGATTCCTCAACAACCCCTGAGGAGCACGTGCTGCACCGAGAGTTACAGGGATACATCCAGAGCGGTTTGGCCCAATTACCAGCGGACCAGCGCCTGGCCCTGATCCTTTCCGACATACACGGTTTGAATTATGCTGAGATCGCCCAGGTTACAGACAGTCCCCTGGGAACAGTGAAGTCGCGCTTAAGCCGAGGGCGAGCTCACCTGCGTGACTATCTGCTTACCTGCTCGGAACTTTTGCCGTCGCGCTTTCGTCTCTAA
- a CDS encoding nucleotidyltransferase family protein, whose product MSIKEDLLRTLRALKPEIQARYKVKEIGLFGSFVRGEQSETSDIDILVDFAEGADLFDLVGLSLFLEGRLQRKVDVVSKSAVREELRERVFKEVATL is encoded by the coding sequence ATGAGCATCAAAGAAGACCTTTTGAGAACGCTGAGAGCGCTCAAACCGGAAATCCAGGCACGATACAAGGTTAAGGAAATCGGACTGTTTGGCTCTTTCGTTCGCGGGGAGCAAAGCGAAACCAGCGACATTGACATCTTAGTGGATTTTGCGGAAGGAGCCGACCTATTCGACTTGGTGGGGTTATCGCTCTTTCTTGAGGGACGACTTCAGCGAAAAGTAGACGTGGTCTCCAAGAGCGCGGTTCGGGAAGAACTTCGCGAGCGGGTGTTCAAAGAGGTCGCAACGCTGTGA
- a CDS encoding zf-HC2 domain-containing protein, with the protein MQDRQKECPKVRMLLSAYLDGELEQDESDLVQAHLVVCSACAEELRTLQETVHLLHKLPKLTVPRSFAITAPPPRTARLLLLQRATATVAALLLILAMAGLLLGQVAIPSLSKPAATPEVVGEARVKHLESAPVPPPKVEKPLTPAGAGPEGLALRAGEATPSPGEPTPSPGTWGEVRTEGYWLSGAIQVLLLLLLILSTATFIVWRREKSRRWR; encoded by the coding sequence ATGCAGGACAGACAAAAGGAATGCCCAAAAGTACGGATGTTATTATCCGCTTACCTTGATGGAGAACTAGAACAGGACGAGAGCGACCTTGTTCAGGCTCACCTCGTTGTTTGCTCTGCCTGCGCTGAGGAGCTACGGACATTACAGGAAACGGTTCATCTCTTGCATAAGCTGCCCAAGCTTACTGTCCCTCGATCCTTTGCTATCACAGCCCCACCACCAAGGACTGCTCGGCTCCTCCTTTTGCAACGAGCTACGGCCACAGTCGCTGCCCTTCTCCTTATCCTGGCGATGGCCGGTCTTCTTCTCGGACAGGTGGCCATCCCTTCGCTGAGCAAGCCGGCGGCCACGCCGGAGGTGGTGGGGGAGGCGAGGGTGAAGCATCTGGAATCAGCGCCCGTACCCCCACCAAAGGTTGAGAAGCCGCTGACACCTGCAGGCGCTGGCCCAGAAGGTCTTGCGCTGAGAGCGGGGGAGGCGACCCCAAGTCCAGGGGAGCCAACTCCAAGTCCAGGGACCTGGGGTGAAGTAAGAACAGAAGGGTATTGGCTGAGCGGAGCGATACAGGTGTTGCTTCTCTTGCTGCTCATCCTGTCCACAGCCACCTTCATCGTCTGGAGACGGGAGAAAA